The DNA segment CAGAAGCGGGTGTTCTCCGTGATGAGCCATCCCCAGTCCTGGCGGATGAAGGCGTCGTATTCCAGGCTCTTGCCATCCTTCGCGAGTTCACGGCTTTCGATGCGGCCGACCTCGAATCCACGGAAGTAGACGGGGGATCCCTGGACCAGCGATCCGGCCTCGTCCGCCCTCAGCTTCAGCCGCCGGCCGGGGACGCTCAGGCTGGTGGCCGGGGGCCGTTCCTTGCCAACGAAATCCCTGACCTTGTCATCTCCTGTCTTCGGCCCCGGATCCAGCTCGATGTAGGCACCGGTCAACAAGGTGCCCAATCCCGAAATGTCCGTGGCGGAGACCCGCGGCCGCACGACCCAGAAGTTCGTCCCCCGCTGGAGCAGATGGGATCCCTCCGGATCCATGCGCACGGTGATGGAGACATTCTTCAGATTCGTGGCAAGCTCCACATCCGTGACATATCCCACCCGGACCGAGCGGCACCGGACCTCGGTCTTTCCGGAGACGATGCCGTCCGCGGTCTCGAAGGAAATACGGATTTCCGGCCCTTTCGAGGTGATGCTGCGGTAGGCCAGCCAGCCGCCGATGAGCAGGGCGAGGATGGGCACCACCCACACGACGTTCCACCGTTGCGCGGCTTTGAACTGCGGGGTTGCTGCGGGAGGGGTGTCGGTTTCGCTCACGGTGATTCTTCTTTCTCGGGCGGGGTTTCCATACGCTCAAGCTGATCCCAAAGCAAACGTGGATCGAAATTCATGGCGGCGAACATCGTCAGGATGACGACCCCACCGAAGGCCAATGCCCCCGGCCCCGGCAGGACCCGCATATAGGCGCCGAGCTGGACCATGGCCACCAGAATCGCGACGACGAAGATATCCACCATCGACCAGCGGCCGAGGAGTTCCGTCAGCCAGTAGACCTTCCCCAGGATCTTCGGCGAGGGATCAACCTTGCCCGTGGCCGCGGCACACAGCCAGACCAGTGCCACGATCTTCAGCATCGGGATGAGGATGGAGGCGGTGAAGATGACGATGGCGATGGGATAGGCCCCACTCTCCCAGAACTCCATCATGCCCGCGATGATGGTCTTGTTCGCGGTGCCGCCGAACTCCAGCACCGTCATGATCGGCAGAGCCATGGCCGGGACGTAGAGCACCGTCGCGGCGATCAGCAGGGCGACGGTACGCTGGATGCTGTTCGGCTTCCGGATGTGCAGGTGGGTGCCACAGCGGGGGCATCTGCCCAGGCTTTCCGGCGAAACCTTGCCGCAGGCATGGCAGCCTGCCAGCCCCAACGGGCCACCACGCGGTGGATGGCTCATTCCTTCGCCACCTCCAGACGGTCCCAAAGTTCCTCGCGGTCGATCCCCGCCACGGCGGCCGCCATCGCCAACATCAGGACGGCGAAGGCCCAGAAGCCGACCCCGAAGTGGAGGTCCGCCATTTTCCCTAGCTTCATCAGGCTGACGAGGACGCCGAGCAGGAACACCTCGATCATGTTCCACGGCTCCGTGAGCGTGAGCCAGCGGGCGACCCGCATCGCTCCCGGAGCGGCCTTCCCCCACAGCAGCGGTCCGCAGACATAGATCAGCCCCCCGGACATGACCAGCGGGGTGAGCATGGTGAAAAGGGCGACCGCACAACCGACGATGGGGCTGCCGTCGTTGACCAGGGCCAGCGCGGCGCCCATGGGGGTGAGGGTGGTCCGCATGCCCCCCGCGTCCATGCTCATGAACGGGAAGGTGTGGACGATGATCATGAGGAGCAGCGCGGTGAGGGAAAACGAAGTCGCCCGCACCAGGGAGGCGCAGCGGTTCTGGTAGAGCAGCGCGTCACACCTGACGCAGCGCGCCGCCGTTCCCTCCGGCACCGGCACGGACTCGTGCAGGGTGTCGCAGAAATGGCACACGACCCGGTGCGGCCCGCCCTTCGGCTTCGGCCACGGCCGCATGGCGATGACGAGTTTCCTCTTCACGGCAGGATCATGGCAGGGCCACCACGCGGTGCCCGGTCTGGCCGAGGCCTTCCACGCCGCATTCCACGAAGTCCCCGCACTGGAGGTACTTCGGCGGGGTCATCCCCATGGCCACGCCGCTGGGCGTGCCGGTG comes from the Luteolibacter sp. SL250 genome and includes:
- a CDS encoding paraquat-inducible protein A yields the protein MSHPPRGGPLGLAGCHACGKVSPESLGRCPRCGTHLHIRKPNSIQRTVALLIAATVLYVPAMALPIMTVLEFGGTANKTIIAGMMEFWESGAYPIAIVIFTASILIPMLKIVALVWLCAAATGKVDPSPKILGKVYWLTELLGRWSMVDIFVVAILVAMVQLGAYMRVLPGPGALAFGGVVILTMFAAMNFDPRLLWDQLERMETPPEKEESP
- a CDS encoding paraquat-inducible protein A, whose amino-acid sequence is MKRKLVIAMRPWPKPKGGPHRVVCHFCDTLHESVPVPEGTAARCVRCDALLYQNRCASLVRATSFSLTALLLMIIVHTFPFMSMDAGGMRTTLTPMGAALALVNDGSPIVGCAVALFTMLTPLVMSGGLIYVCGPLLWGKAAPGAMRVARWLTLTEPWNMIEVFLLGVLVSLMKLGKMADLHFGVGFWAFAVLMLAMAAAVAGIDREELWDRLEVAKE